A genomic window from Acidimicrobiales bacterium includes:
- a CDS encoding DivIVA domain-containing protein — translation MAEKHKIVADEVARKAFATSFRGFDQYQVRAFLGEVAAELAATQERERSLRTALAVAEERAKPVEAAEADLDLVLGQETGKVLQAAHHAAAEIRSRAEEQVGRMVREANDEAARLRKEAETVLGVRTAEADAAAREITEEAAARAAEELETAQARGREMVAEAQEVRERVLRDMARRRKLAHQQLERLLAGRERLLAAYEVVRGNLDDATGELTVAEAEARLAAQAVAEPDDGDEEPMAALEAEVAAARAAGLTVEVRPAGDSDHPVGADAGLDTNGVPAAEPPAVDEATEPPAPPAEVGAARDEPPDEPRVGPAEERRTSALRILRRRAEVVPVPGRVVAETSAHHPVAPADEHEGVRIIPADPEAPAGQAHTGGLTLVPEEEPAPASPAGVDQEAEPAKAPASGSAEGPAEAVRPPDEEAPAPVEPADAGPEVTPEPAKAEPGVDDLFSRLRASRAAAVAEAQVFLGADDSGTTPTAPADEAVVADRADDEALIDGRDAAVEPAERALGRALKRSLADEQNEVLDTLRRHRGAPVLADLLPDADDHAARHAKVATAPLVEAAEAGRAGAGGPVAVDDLAGALANEVVTALRGRVDRALADAGGDDDALVQAISAGYREWKSSRLEALVGHHVLAAHERGRYDALDGPARWVVDRTGGCGPDCDDNALAGPTPKGSAFPTGHRHPPAHPGCRCLVAPPIP, via the coding sequence ATGGCGGAGAAGCACAAGATCGTGGCCGACGAGGTGGCGCGCAAGGCGTTCGCCACCTCCTTCCGCGGCTTCGACCAGTACCAGGTGCGGGCCTTCCTCGGTGAGGTCGCCGCCGAGCTGGCGGCCACGCAGGAGCGCGAGCGCAGCCTGCGCACCGCGCTCGCCGTCGCCGAGGAGCGGGCCAAGCCCGTCGAGGCGGCCGAGGCCGACCTCGACCTCGTCCTCGGTCAGGAGACGGGCAAGGTCCTCCAGGCCGCCCATCATGCCGCGGCCGAGATCCGCAGCCGCGCCGAGGAGCAGGTCGGCCGGATGGTCCGGGAAGCCAACGACGAGGCGGCCAGGCTTCGCAAGGAGGCCGAGACGGTGCTCGGGGTTCGGACCGCCGAGGCCGATGCCGCCGCCCGGGAGATCACGGAGGAGGCTGCTGCCCGGGCCGCCGAAGAGCTCGAGACGGCCCAGGCTCGGGGCCGGGAGATGGTGGCCGAGGCCCAGGAGGTGCGGGAGCGGGTGTTGCGCGACATGGCCCGGCGCCGCAAGCTCGCCCACCAGCAGCTCGAGCGGCTCCTCGCCGGCCGTGAGCGCTTGCTGGCGGCCTACGAGGTGGTGCGCGGCAACCTCGACGACGCCACCGGCGAGCTCACCGTCGCGGAGGCCGAGGCCCGGTTGGCCGCGCAGGCGGTCGCCGAGCCCGACGACGGCGACGAGGAGCCGATGGCGGCGCTCGAGGCCGAGGTTGCGGCGGCGAGGGCGGCGGGCCTCACCGTGGAGGTGCGTCCCGCCGGCGACTCCGACCACCCCGTCGGTGCCGACGCGGGGCTCGATACAAACGGGGTGCCGGCGGCCGAGCCGCCGGCCGTCGACGAAGCGACCGAGCCGCCGGCGCCACCTGCCGAGGTCGGGGCGGCGCGAGATGAGCCACCTGACGAGCCCCGCGTTGGCCCCGCCGAGGAGCGCAGGACGTCGGCGCTGCGGATCCTCCGTCGCCGTGCCGAGGTTGTCCCGGTCCCGGGCCGCGTCGTCGCCGAGACCTCGGCACACCACCCGGTGGCGCCGGCCGACGAGCACGAGGGCGTCCGCATCATCCCGGCGGACCCCGAAGCGCCGGCGGGGCAGGCCCACACGGGTGGGCTGACGCTGGTACCCGAGGAGGAGCCCGCGCCCGCGTCGCCGGCCGGGGTCGACCAGGAGGCCGAGCCGGCGAAGGCACCGGCGTCGGGATCGGCGGAGGGACCGGCCGAGGCGGTCCGACCACCTGATGAGGAAGCGCCTGCGCCGGTGGAACCGGCCGACGCCGGACCTGAGGTGACGCCGGAGCCGGCCAAGGCCGAGCCTGGGGTCGACGACCTCTTCTCACGCTTGCGGGCCAGCCGGGCAGCGGCGGTGGCCGAGGCCCAGGTCTTCCTCGGCGCCGACGACAGCGGCACCACCCCCACGGCACCAGCCGACGAGGCCGTGGTGGCCGACCGTGCCGACGACGAGGCGCTGATCGACGGGCGCGACGCCGCCGTCGAACCGGCCGAGCGTGCCCTCGGCCGGGCCCTCAAGCGGTCGCTGGCCGACGAGCAGAACGAGGTACTCGACACCCTTCGCCGTCACCGCGGCGCCCCGGTGCTCGCCGACCTGCTGCCCGACGCCGACGACCACGCCGCCCGCCACGCCAAGGTGGCCACGGCTCCGCTCGTGGAGGCGGCCGAGGCCGGTCGGGCGGGCGCGGGCGGACCGGTGGCCGTCGACGACCTCGCCGGCGCGCTCGCCAATGAGGTGGTCACGGCCCTGCGTGGGCGGGTCGACCGCGCTCTGGCTGATGCCGGGGGAGACGACGACGCCCTCGTGCAGGCGATCTCCGCGGGGTACCGCGAGTGGAAGTCGTCGCGCCTCGAGGCGCTGGTCGGCCACCACGTGCTTGCCGCCCACG